A window from Neoarius graeffei isolate fNeoGra1 chromosome 14, fNeoGra1.pri, whole genome shotgun sequence encodes these proteins:
- the si:ch211-214e3.5 gene encoding zinc finger protein 518A, giving the protein MEATPDDPPKSHDQNGDVEKDASVDSLPPSKELANQTEDTAYNDLCVQDETQSGESGTDNSHTESKASEKSPCKLQQGAIFSGKILSFCCSECKGDTTYSPNDLLKHFQGVHKGTLPTYPCDLCTFVTNEFSSLQRHRIGHRDTLVTCEICNDGVQYSLLLLTRHFIMCHSCNGLFRCKKCDFSTRDAGTFVQHIHHHNEGSHKCVKCPSISPTQGKVHSGKVHSGTFPFTCQFCGYGAARREYLSKHMAVAHGDEMDRTNRWRSIEDNSRVNSPGLKLLLKKSPPAGGSREPQWMSKLNSYPGVGLLDHSGRLFNPEKTLEETQQFLERAVGVKKEGNKWSKGPLKSEPQCSYPVASTTPQPKMQENELGAGSGILDPGNNNGLTVLMVKNKISIPPNCTTKVMGFKMVDGKKHLVLKVIPTKQEPTTKNETSPTNIVEDDEKTGRSPYSSLSERSGSLLSLDSGTKKDVSSSVKTDARDVENHSGDQSSSLDAHEANVDPTSNQADDEVLEISDASVAKASASHCADLSTINKEADFSENQCSGSDSEMKSLHDDHCPPQSTAEESKSTHSASNSVETAHIDQTKVKAAPLETLAKPTTDVDSCTDLSLSESAAGEHTLPEIPVSASDATQPSVADEATPPPVSVKSHSNLAASKHVESTKDHDECKRLTEQSSPKIPSPTSVHLAKENETSVDDEGETSLSENAATLTPFPDALNGQTSQPSSVTDSCPSKELLTDNLLSDSDTSPQKKTTANDSSDAKDGLAEVDTVLQNSPNQEVFSFHNYSKETFGSSPDFLDADEHSQEDLEEDECEDDFDELKLASDWSLTLPASPPLVDEQSEEYVGSGEESSAGVNEITSASENKSLERVSDSDIEVDECVATVDDLPITAMTETDKGACLSESEKKEEDFMSSVLEGGPASLSNATGLGKVLEEHSDAIISQQLEKEKIVSSAMLQDSNKPTKTTLRILQMPEGKKQMFLQTTETPYAVPVQLTSGQGFKLITKSCASKVNVSYVKPGIEIPSKGSGLSLTLNGGRIGMSAQSLSGEGKGHASLLQTVSSNGGRYFVSASALKGPLLLSGTVKSPSEQTINAQPMCYLVQRPLPVSPSTESTSSTSKTVLTTRPVLAMPVKSADKAVPLQTGRQAYLVRYISPAKSRILVNSSNEKGANQGSQANEGGKSRVFLKIVRSPNGTRFLSTTPYTSAKKPLYVAASSLQSPYLLMSSDWSAGLKTSNSAHSTAHKLISAKLRNILPQSDIHPENQVEDGLIVQKSSFLPMHARPRSQRKRRRRILFAESFETSPKTRRMSTKALAQKEASSLCEPVAKDVERTLRLSPFSPFQQIKCPRQNQPVVVLNHPDADIPEVTNIMKSVNRYKGEVIKVALSENTVRALSEWSVTGPDGTLSNTPGFGAGSQVQPSGNNVRERFILRLKLKKTRRNKYEVVRLPSSTGSEQIPMFSCWFCGRVFNNQEEWIGHGQRHLMEATRDWNKLF; this is encoded by the coding sequence ATGGAGGCTACTCCAGATGACCCACCAAAAAGCCATGACCAGAACGGGGATGTTGAGAAAGATGCTTCAGTCGATTCATTGCCACCATCAAAAGAACTTGCAAATCAGACAGAAGACACTGCATATAATGACCTTTGTGTCCAAGATGAAACACAGTCTGGGGAGTCAGGTACTGATAACTCTCACACAGAGAGCAAGGCCTCAGAGAAATCGCCATGTAAGCTCCAACAGGGTGCTATTTTCTCTGGAAAGATACTCAGCTTTTGCTGCTCTGAATGCAAAGGTGATACCACTTACAGCCCCAATGACTTGCTGAAACATTTTCAAGGGGTTCACAAAGGAACACTTCCAACATATCCTTGTGATCTTTGTACCTTTGTTACCAACGAGTTCTCATCTCTCCAGCGACATCGCATTGGACATCGAGACACTTTGGTCACTTGTGAGATCTGCAATGATGGAGTCCAGTACTCGCTACTTTTGCTGACCAGGCATTTCATTATGTGCCATAGCTGTAACGGACTGTTTCGCTGTAAGAAGTGTGACTTTTCGACGAGAGATGCAGGCACTTTTGTTCAGCACATACATCATCACAACGAGGGCAGCCACAAATGTGTAAAGTGTCCATCCATCAGTCCCACACAAGGGAAGGTCCATTCTGGAAAAGTCCACTCTGGGACATTCCCTTTCACGTGTCAGTTTTGTGGTTATGGTGCTGCACGGAGGGAGTATCTAAGTAAGCATATGGCTGTGGCTCATGGAGATGAAATGGATAGAACAAACAGATGGAGATCAATCGAGGACAATTCTAGAGTTAATTCTCCAGGACTGAAACTGCTGCTTAAAAAGAGTCCTCCCGCTGGGGGGTCCAGGGAACCACAGTGGATGTCAAAGCTGAATTCGTACCCTGGAGTAGGTCTGCTTGACCACAGTGGCAGATTGTTTAATCCTGAAAAAACATTGGAGGAAACGCAACAATTTCTTGAAAGAGCTGTGGGTGTGAAAAAAGAGGGCAACAAGTGGAGTAAAGGTCCGCTAAAGAGTGAGCCACAGTGTTCTTATCCAGTCGCATCAACTACACCACAGCCAAAGATGCAAGAAAATgaacttggtgctggttctgggaTTCTAGATCCAGGCAACAACAATGGGTTGACTGTTCTCAtggtcaaaaataaaatctcaattCCCCCGAACTGCACCACAAAAGTAATGGGCTTTAAGATGGTAGATGGTAAAAAGCATTTAGTTTTAAAAGTCATCCCAACAAAACAGGAACCTACTACCAAAAATGAGACATCACCCACAAATATTGTTGAAGATGATGAAAAGACTGGTCGCTCCCCCTACTCCTCACTGTCTGAAAGATCAGGATCTCTTCTCAGTTTAGATTCTGGAACAAAGAAAGATGTATCTTCCTCAGTAAAAACAGACGCGCGTGATGTAGAAAATCACAGTGGGGATCAGTCATCTTCATTAGATGCACATGAAGCAAATGTGGACCCAACTTCAAACCAGGCTGATGATGAAGTTCTTGAGATATCTGATGCATCTGTTGCCAAGGCTTCAGCCTCACATTGTGCTGACTTGTCCACAATAAACAAAGAGGCAGATTTTTCGGAAAACCAGTGCAGTGGTTCGGATTCAGAAATGAAGTCATTACatgatgatcactgtccaccccaATCCACAGCTGAGGAGTCCAAATCTACACATTCAGCCTCTAACTCAGTTGAGACAGCACACATAGACCAAACCAAAGTAAAAGCAGCTCCATTAGAAACACTTGCCAAACCCACCACAGATGTAGATTCATGTACTGATCTATCGTTATCAGAATCAGCTGCAGGTGAGCACACTCTTCCTGAAATTCCAGTATCGGCAAGTGATGCCACACAACCATCAGTGGCAGATGAGGCCACTCCCCCTCCCGTCTCAGTTAAGTCTCATAGTAATTTAGCAGCAAGTAAACATGTGGAATCCACTAAAGATCATGATGAATGTAAGAGACTTACCGAGCAGAGTTCACCTAAAATTCCGTCCCCCACTTCAGTTCATTTAGCTAAAGAGAACGAGACCTCTGTTGATGATGAAGGTGAGACTTCGTTATCTGAGAATGCAGCAACTCTGACCCCCTTTCCAGATGCATTGAATGGTCAGACCTCTCAGCCTAGTTCAGTCACTGATTCCTGTCCCAGCAAGGAGCTGCTCACAGATAATCTGCTCTCAGATTCAGATACAAGCCCACAGAAAAAAACAACTGCTAATGATTCCTCTGATGCCAAAGATGGTCTTGCAGAAGTTGACACTGTTTTGCAAAATTCCCCAAATCAGGAAGTTTTTAGTTTTCACAATTACTCTAAAGAGACTTTTGGCAGTTCGCCTGATTTTCTGGATGCTGATGAACATTCTCAAGAGGACTTGGAGGAAGACGAGTGTGAAGATGATTTTGATGAACTCAAGCTGGCTTCGGATTGGAGTTTAACACTACCTGCTTCTCCACCCCTTGTGGATGAACAGTCTGAAGAATATGTCGGAAGTGGGGAAGAAAGCAGTGCAGGTGTTAATGAGATAACTTCAGCCAGTGAGAATAAATCATTAGAACGAGTGTCCGATAGCGACATAGAGGTTGATGAGTGCGTAGCTACTGTTGATGATTTACCCATTACAGCGATGACGGAGACTGACAAGGGAGCATGTTTATCAGAGTCGGAGAAAAAGGAAGAGGATTTTATGTCTTCTGTGTTAGAAGGTGGTCCTGCATCTTTGAGTAATGCTACTGGTTTGGGCAAGGTACTCGAAGAGCATTCAGATGCCATCATCAGCCAGCAGCTTGAGAAAGAAAAGATAGTATCGTCAGCTATGCTGCAGGATTCTAACAAGCCTACAAAAACAACACTTCGGATCCTGCAGATGCCTGAGGGAAAGAAACAGATGTTCCTTCAGACTACGGAGACTCCATATGCTGTGCCTGTCCAGCTCACCAGTGGCCAAGGCTTCAAGCTTATTACAAAGTCCTGCGCTTCCAAAGTTAATGTGTCATATGTTAAGCCAGGAATCGAAATACCAAGCAAAGGATCAGGGTTGTCTCTCACACTTAATGGTGGTAGAATTGGCATGTCAGCCCAGAGTTTAAGTGGAGAGGGTAAAGGTCATGCATCACTCCTGCAAACAGTGAGCAGCAATGGAGGCCGCTATTTTGTCagtgcttctgccctgaaagggcCTCTTCTCTTATCAGGTACTGTTAAGTCGCCCTCAGAACAGACAATAAACGCGCAACCGATGTGTTATTTAGTTCAACGACCACTTCCTGTTTCACCAAGTACTGAGTCAACTAGTTCAACCTCAAAGACAGTCCTGACCACTCGCCCAGTATTGGCTATGCCTGTGAAATCAGCTGATAAAGCAGTTCCTTTGCAAACTGGACGACAGGCATACTTGGTGAGGTATATCTCGCCAGCCAAGTCAAGGATACTGGTAAATAGCTCAAATGAGAAGGGGGCAAACCAGGGCAGCCAAGCAAACGAAGGAGGCAAAAGCAGGGTTTTCCTCAAAATAGTTAGAAGTCCGAATGGTACCAGGTTCCTCTCCACTACTCCATACACTTCAGCCAAAAAGCCACTTTATGTGGCCGCAAGTTCTCTGCAGTCACCTTACTTACTTATGTCTTCAGATTGGTCAGCAGGACTGAAAACCTCCAATAGTGCTCATAGCACCGCTCATAAACTCATCTCAGCAAAACTTAGAAATATTTTACCCCAGTCAGATATTCACCCTGAGAACCAAGTTGAGGATGGCTTAATAGTGCAGAAATCCTCATTTTTGCCCATGCATGCCCGTCCACGGAGCCAACGCAAGAGAAGGAGAAGGATCTTGTTTGCGGAATCTTTTGAGACCTCTCCTAAAACTAGAAGAATGTCAACCAAGGCTCTTGCTCAGAAAGAGGCGTCCTCGTTGTGTGAGCCAGTGGCAAAAGATGTTGAGAGAACACTTAGACTTTCTCCCTTCAGCCCATTTCAGCAGATCAAATGTCCTCGTCAAAACCAGCCAGTAGTGGTGCTAAACCACCCCGACGCTGATATTCCTGAGGTGACGAACATTATGAAGTCTGTTAACAGATACAAAGGTGAAGTAATCAAGGTGGCATTGTCAGAGAACACAGTCAGAGCCCTGTCTGAGTGGAGTGTCACTGGTCCAGATGGTACACTGTCAAACACTCCTGGTTTCGGTGCAGGGTCACAAGTCCAGCCATCAGGGAACAATGTTAGAGAGCGATTTATCTTAAGACTGAAGTTAAAAAAGACAAGAAGAAACAAATATGAGGTAGTGAGGTTGCCCTCCAGCACAGGTTCAGAGCAAATACCAATGTTTAGTTGTTGGTTTTGTGGCCGAGTGTTTAACAATCAAGAAGAGTGGATTGGCCATGGACAGCGGCATCTCATGGAGGCTACAAGAGACTGGAATAAGCTGTTCTAA